The Toxorhynchites rutilus septentrionalis strain SRP chromosome 3, ASM2978413v1, whole genome shotgun sequence genome includes a region encoding these proteins:
- the LOC129776750 gene encoding protein-lysine N-methyltransferase EEF2KMT: MFQRCINRTMCPEDALALVRKSFLCCTPINEIDWHGVLDDISWENQQTLLDLTVNNTLVLQYPIKVGYQIAFLKHIIHHLNKMNVEQHDQVYEKYCNLLSSQSITEDQSGFSFKHYEIPGNEVITLKESTAFISEGTTGLCSWQASKALCEYITSNRDDFHGKNILELGSGAGLTGIFMAKHCEPSMIVLSDCHSSVLGTLRQNVELNFPKATKIECDNPLVHCLVDIKDSLVAVMDLDWSYINASNLNQLIEPDVIVGADIIYDHSLFQSLLGAVNHVFALMNNRCKFVLSCTERNKDTLSDFLELLVTAKYRINEETICPAKHFHWDATATKIRIFSVTRDWCFQ; encoded by the exons ATGTTTCAAAGATGTATAAATAGAACTATGTGTCCTGAAGATGCCCTAGCCCTAGTGAGGAAAAGCTTTTTATGTTGTACTCCAATTAATGAAATCGATTGGCAT GGTGTCCTTGATGATATTAGCTGGGAAAATCAACAAACATTACTCGACCTAACAGTTAACAACACTTTAGTCCTTCAGTACCCGATAAAAGTAGGTTACCAGATCGCATTCCTAAAACATATTATACACCACTTGAACAAGATGAACGTGGAACAACACGATCAGGTTTACGAGAAATACTGCAATTTATTGAGCAGTCAATCTATAACAGAGGACCAATCAGGATTTAGCTTTAAACACTACGAAATACCTGGCAATGAAGTGATAACATTGAAAGAATCGACCGCATTCATATCAGAGGGTACAACTGGATTATGTAGCTGGCAAGCATCGAAAGCATTGTGCGAATATATTACGAGCAATCGGGATGATTTCCACGGCAAAAATATACTCGAGCTTGGTTCGGGAGCGGGACTCACCGGCATTTTTATGGCCAAGCATTGTGAACCGTCGATGATTGTACTGTCCGATTGTCACAGTTCGGTGCTTGGAACGCTTAGACAAAACGTAGAGCTAAATTTCCCTAAAGCTACCAAAATTGAGTGCGATAATCCGCTGGTGCACTGTTTGGTGGATATTAAAGACTCGCTAGTCGCCGTCATGGATCTCGATTGGAGCTATATCAACGCATCTAATCTAAACCAGCTGATCGAACCGGATGTAATTGTGGGGGCAGATATCATCTATGATCATTCGCTCTTCCAGTCGCTGCTCGGTGCGGTCAATCACGTGTTTGCTCTGATGAATAACAGGTGCAAATTTGTTCTCTCCTGTACGGAACGCAATAAGGATACTCTGAGCGATTTCTTGGAGCTATTAG TGACAGCAAAGTATCGGATCAACGAGGAAACAATCTGCCCTGCGAAACATTTTCACTGGGATGCGACGGCCACTAAAATTCGAATATTCTCCGTAACACGGGACTGGTGCTTTCAATAA